DNA sequence from the Xenopus tropicalis strain Nigerian chromosome 4, UCB_Xtro_10.0, whole genome shotgun sequence genome:
AAAAATATACACTGTTTGGCAGCAACATTTTACTGTGCTTTTGCTTTGCACAGAGGTATTAGGGTGATGAAGGTTCCGGTAGATATACAGTCCAATGCTGTGTAATGCTGGTGCTGAATGAAACATCTCTGTGACACCATGAAGCAATAAAGGCACTTGGATAGTTGTTCTGTTTCCACTTTCATTGATTAAATATCAGATCTTAAATGGAAAATCCTCAATAAATCTCCTCAGTGCTGGCTGAATGCGGAGTGCAGGCAGTCCCTCTCTTCCATGGTGAGTAATTATGCTCCGACGGCACATCTGCTGCAAGCTAAGGATTCGAGTCCTGCGCAATGGCCGAGACAGAGTTAACTGGATGCCATTTTGGCACCTAAGAGGCGTTTGTTGGCATTTCTCTACAGCTAGCTCCAGAAGCTTAACTGGGCAGTCTGAACAGAGCTCCCTTAGCCAGAAAAAGCCCTTCAAAAATAGAACCCGAACACTGACTGGACCAGACTCCATTTTGATGCTGACGCTAAAGAGATGGTTGCCCTGTGAGCTGTCCCGAACCAAAAATGTACCAATCTGCTCACGCTCTAACATAGCATGAGCCTCTTTTGTAGGTAGGGGTCCCCAATAGAAACCACTGGCCTGCAAAGTGACCACAGAACGTTCTACAAGTTGGCGCTCACTTCCCCTGAAAAGGCGGTACCTCGACGGGGGTGCAAGTGGAGCAGGCACAGGATAGATAATCTGGGCTGACTCTTGCTGGGGACATACCCCACCTCCAACCATTTCAAATGCTCCATATGGCAAAGAACATCTTCGATCTCCAGAACATATATGTCTCTACCctgcaaaaaaacacaatggttaaTAATTTTGTGCTTGATTTGATCGCACACTTCTGGTGATGAAATATTTAACATAttgtgttatataataaaagacattaagtggcaattttttttttttttttttaaatgtgagctTAGTGCTTCGTACTTAAGAACTCAAACACATATCCCCATGGGAATGAATAaaataagtgtatttatcaatgggtgaaagttagagttcaccaattgataaatacgcttctaaaaatcccacaggaatgaatagacagTGGGTaagtttatatattaagctctcaactcacattttgataaaactttGATGTGCATTAATCCAGAGTAaccaaacatcttactggttgatGTGGGTCGCTGCACTTGGGCAACCTGGTTACACTTGGgcattttgttacatatgggggatattatatagatattatatatatctcaGCTGGCCCTAGAAAATGCACAAAGAGGATATGCTCAGTAAGAATGAACAGGTGCCAGGTTGTGGATGTTTTTTGTCAGTAAGAACGGCTCACACTGCAGGGCATAATGGGAAAATGCATgaaataatgggggggggggtacctccTTTTGTATAGGAAGCCATACGGCATCTGTGTGTGCCAGAGTTTAGTAGAAGTAAAGCAGTTATCCCAATGTAGTAGGCACAGTATTATTATTTCCCACCTCCGTGGCAACCTTCATTATTTATCTGATATATAAGATCTGCCAAACTGAATAACGCCAATATTATAGTGTACGGCTCACGTAGTGTATGTAGCGTATTCCGCTTGACGAAAATAAGATACATACGCTTAAAAATGCTCCTACCTACacaggctcttttgcatttgggtaTTGTGCTGCTCAGCCACAGACTTACATCAGCTGTCAGtaaccctcctgcaatttacacaagtacatacaaatcttacttcaataGCCAGATATAGGGGTAACTGAGTGTATAACAGAGACTTTCTCCATACCAGTGACACATCAATTGCAGACATTTTACAGACCTCTGtacaggcaactgtgtgtgtataggCACATAGACTTCTGTATGTTGGACTCACAGCCacatctctaaaggtggccacacgtggcaattttcgatCCAATCGTTCCAAttggccactaacgttcagggctgaaacggcagataaggaggtacaaacaataggatttctatctccttctgccgattcagctctgaaggcagattttgctcaggtgccttcaatggcgcccgatcaaaatcttttaacccacccgatcggcgagttgacgatatcagcagcctcctgctatattggtcgcctcgccgacttgccatacacgcaccaaatatcgtacgaaacaaggtttcatacgatattataggtgcgtgtatggccagctttagtctctcAGTCAAAGCTCTCCTGTGGACCAACTAGTCAGGCTTTTAGGCTTCTTGATTGGCTAGCTGAGTCTAATCAGTGCCCGACGGCTGATCAACCTtctgagtaaagtcacttttggATCTGGAGTTCCCAGTTTGGaaacaaatttaaaaagaaaaataatgtctTGGGAATGATAATGAATTCTAACCCTGTGAAGCCAGTCTATGCATTAGAAATGACCATATATTCTGTTATCGATTAGTTTATATACAATTGGACATACAATTcatacaactagtgatgagtgcaattttttttatggccaaaaaaatggccatagactccaatggctgtaaaaaaaaaaaaaaaaaaaaaaatgggggaggGGCTTTAATtgtaatgaagaaattgatatatataaatattactaCCATGAAAATCTACCCCAGGCTGAATAAGCCTTTGTGCTAGTACTGGCACTTACTCTAAGCCTGCACTTTACCCAATGTACATGGCAATATGCCCACATTCCTGCAAATATATATCATTTGCTTAGTGAAAAACAGGGCATTTCCCTCAGCAACTATGAATCACCACCCTGAACTCTGCTGCACACCACAAATAAGAGTTGAGCAAGGAACTCTAGAAGGACAATTTAGGCTTCTGtctgtgagtgtatgtgtgtctgtgctaGGAAAATCATACTGTAAGTGCCACTGGGCCAGGTACTGATATCAGTGATTAAACATCCTCTGGAAAATGATAGAGCATAGGTTGCTGTAAATAACACATGATAATAATAGACGTAAGGATACATTATCTGCCTGGAATAAAGCAGGAGCCCCAGCTCAGTCATAGAGCGCCTTAACACAGCACAGAAGGACTGCACTAAAGCACTATTAGTAGACTAGTAGCATATACTCTATtccagcgctgtccaacttctgcggtacagagggccggaatttttctggccaacgtggtaaagggccgataatggaagccagtttgaccactccccctttttaaaccacacccacttaaaaccacacccatgttatcacaacagCTTTTAAgatggtagcgcagcaaaaccccaaatggtcggtgctcactgtagggatatcacccttcattcattcatgtgaaagaattatattatgtcatattaagacacaaccttacatccctatgcctcctcttcccctgtgtatagcacagcaacccccagcacataattacacatcttagggaccatataatgactattttcaaatgctaacaaacccacaacaaacccctgccaggttcacctctcacaggcagcatagggcaggcagagtatggcacacacaggcagtatagggcaggtagagtatggcacacataggcagggtagggcaggcagagtatggcacacacaggcagcatagggcaggcagagtatggcacacacaggcagcatagggcagtgagAGTAGGgcgcacacaggcaacatagggcaggcagagtatggcacacacaggcagcatagagcaggcggagtatggcacacacaggcaacatagggcaggcagagtatggcacacacaggcaacatagggcaggcagagtatggcacacacaggcaacatagggcaggcagagtatggcacatactctgcctgtcctaccctgcctatgtgtgccatactctctctgccctaccctgcctgtgtgtatggcacacacatacagcatacactgacacaatgctggcactgctcctacagtctgtctgaggtgtgaacaggggaacaatgtgggtgattagggcctgagtctgaggtgtgaacaatgcaggggatgaacaatgcagggattaaaaggtgtgaacagtacaggagattacatatttaaacaatacaggggggtaaCAGGCTGAatatgaggtgagaaccatgaagggggccatttaatctcagtactgataccatttaaaggttccacaaaggtaaaccatcaaagcagccagacaggtggggggccacacagaggggggtcatgcggcccgcgggccgccagttcgACAGCCCTGCTCTATTCTATGGAAAAATATGTTGTAAAGATTGTGTTTACCAATTCCGGGAATATTTTCTGCAAATGTTGTTGTAGCTGAAAGGGCTAAAAGTGGGCTCCGTTATAGTGGTTGGCCCTTGGCAAATGCTCCTTACAGTACAATCCCCACAATTTTACTGTATAAATTTGACAACAATGAACTACTGCTTTTATGATTCCCTTATATTGCCAAATAACCAAGCAAAACATTTTGACAAGTAAAGGAACAACAAAGCTTGCTCCGTGTCTAGTAACCGATAGCAATCAATTAGAAGGTAGAGAGCAAATTGTTTACACTTGAGAAGAAAATATCTcttttgttgctatgggtaacacaGCACCTGTTACCACACTACCTTAATTACCTTACATAGGACAGGTGACACACATagttataaggctaatgccacacaaagcgtATGGCATAtgttttcggcaagccgaaaagcacttgccgagaatacgctccatatgctTAAGGGCTTGTGCTCCTGCGCTTGCTGCGGCGGCATTTGTCTGcgttccactgcaggggagcacaggaagaaacACATCCCATTGCAGGCACATGTATGGGGCTGTACTCACACGGGCACAGGTAAGAGCCGATTGCAGGTGGAATGCAGCATGTTGCGACATTTGTGcaagtatgtacaggtataggatctgttatctggaaatccaatattcagaaagctctaaaataagggaaggcaatctcccatagagcctATTTTACGTGAATAATTCtaaatgttaaaaattatttatttttcttggaaacagtagcttgtacttgatgataactaagctgatccaaattaaggaaaccatgggtcccaagcattctggataatagatcctatacctgtaactgcAATTCAGAGAAGAGAAACCATGTAGTAGGTATGGGCTGAA
Encoded proteins:
- the LOC108647342 gene encoding suppressor of cytokine signaling 1 → MVGGGVCPQQESAQIIYPVPAPLAPPSRYRLFRGSERQLVERSVVTLQASGFYWGPLPTKEAHAMLEREQIGTFLVRDSSQGNHLFSVSIKMESGPVSVRVLFLKGFFWLRELCSDCPVKLLELAVEKCQQTPLRCQNGIQLTLSRPLRRTRILSLQQMCRRSIITHHGREGLPALRIQPALRRFIEDFPFKI